Within the Planctomycetota bacterium genome, the region CGGGGCCGGCTCGGGCGCGCAAGGGTCGGCGGACTCCGTGGGCTTGCTTCCGGTGTCGATGGTCACCCGCACCTGTAGCCGGATCCATTTGGCCGCCACGGCCCGATCCTCGCGACAAATGTTGATTCGCACCGGCACGACGCGCGCGTCGCCGCGATCGACGGGATTGACGCTCTGTACCTGATTGCGCGCAACGATTTGCCCAACGTAGTCGACGGTCCCCTTGATCTCGCGTGACTTCTTGGTATTCGGATCGAGCCAGGCGTCGGCCGCGATCGTGACCTTCTGGCCGCGCTGGACTTGGCGAATATCGTTTTCGTAAACCTCGGCCAACACCACCATCGCGTCCAGGTTGGCCATCCAGGCGATGGCCGAAGCGCCGGTCGGCTCGCCGGCGCGCATCAGCACTTTCAGAATCACGCCATCCTCCGGCGTGAAAACCCGCGAGGCATCCAGCCGCGCCTCGGCCAGCGCCAATTGCTTTTCGAGCGTCGTGATTTGCAGCAGGGCCATTTGACGCTGTTTGTCGGCTTCGGCGGCTTTGACCTTGGCCTCGGCCACCAGATGTTCCTGGGGGAGGGTCTTGTCGGCTCGGTCGAGCGACTGCTGGGCGACCTTGACTTCGAGCGCCGCCTGCCCAGCGGCCAGACGCATCTTCTCTCGCGATTGAGCCGAGATGATCGCGTCGTCCAGGCTGGCGACGCGCTGGTATTCGGACTGGGCCGCGTCAGCCGTCAGACGCAATTGTTCCAGACGCTTTCGCTGGGCGTCGACGTCAACGCTATGCGAATCGGACATCAACAAGCCGGCTTCCGCCTGGGTGAGTTGCGCGTTTCCCAGCGCCATGGCCGATGGCTCTTGAGCTTTCGCGGCCGCCAAAGTCGCCGCCGCCACGTCGCGCTCGGCCTCGCGCAGTTTTAAGCTGTCAAGCTCGGCGACAACTTGCTGGGCGCTGACCGTCGAGCCTTCGCGGATCGAGAGGACATGAATTCGGTCGCCCGGGGGCGCGCCAAGCTGAATCACGCCACCGGCTGGTTCGATGGTGCCGAGCGCCACGACCTGGGTTGCCGTGGAAATCAGCGGCGCGTTCTTGGGCGCTTCGGAAATCTCGGGCGCCGGTTTGACCAGATCGCGCGTCATCCACCAGGCGGTGGCCCCGCCCGATACGATGGAAAGGACGACGCTGCAGAGCAAAACGATGAGGTTGCGAGTCATAACAATCGCCACGCTTCCCTTAACACTCGACTACAGCTAGTCTAGCTTGAGGACCATCGAGAGTCATCCAACGGCCAGCGCGTTTGGCCGCCATTTGTCCCGCCTGGGCCGGCCCATGAAGATCAGCGCCATTCCGCAGATTTACCGGCATTTGGCCCGTTGGCGCGAGATTCTGGCCGTGCTTAGCAAGTACGGCCTGGCCGACTGGATCAGCCGCTGGGACTTGGAATTTGCCAAGGAATTCCTGAAAGATCGGTTGGGGGATCCGATCGCCCGACACAGCGCCGAGATGCGCATTCGGCTGGCGCTCAACGAGTTGGGGCCGACGTTCATCAAGCTGGGCCAGGTACTGAGCACGCGTCCCGACCTGGTGGGCGTCCGACTCGCCGAAGAGTTGCAACAGTTGCAGAATCAAACGATGGCTGACCCGCCGGCGATGGCGCGGGCCACGATCGAGCGAGAACTCGGCGCGCCGATCGAAGAACTGTTCTTGCGGTTTGAAGAAGCGCCGCTGGCCAGCGCCTCGATCGGCCAAGTCCACCGGGGGCAACTGCTCGACGGAGACGAGGTGGTGGTCAAAGTCCGCCACGCGCAGATCGAACACAAGATATCGGTCGATCTGGAAATTCTCAGCGGCGTGGCTGCCTGGGCCGAGGAGATCCCCGAGTTCAAACTCTATCGCCCCACGGCCACCGTGGCCGAGTTTCAGCGGACGCTGCTGCGCGAGCTCGACTTCGAGCGCGAGGCGCAAGCCATGCAACAGTTCGCCGACGAACTGGCCGACATGACCGAGGTGTGCATTCCGCGCGTCTATCCCGAGCAGACGACGTCGCGCGTGTTGACGATGCAATTCCTGGAAGGGATTCCTCTCACCGACACCGCAGGGCTGCGCCAGGCGAACGTCGATTTGTCCGAGATCGCCCGGGTGGGGGCGAACCTGTACTTGAGGATGATCTTCCTGTTGGGGTCTTATCATGCCGACCCGCACCCTGGGAACTTGATGATTCTCGAGGATCATCGGCTGGGGCTGCTCGACTATGGCATGATCGGCCGCGTCGATGATCAGTTGCGCGAAGATCTGGAGGACATGCTGATCGCCATTGGCCAGCAAGACGCGGCGCGGCTGACGAGCATCATCATGCGCATGGGCAGCGTGCCGGCCGGCCTGGACGAAGCGTCGCTGCAACTTGACGTGGGCGAGTTCGTGCAACAATACGCCAACATGCCGTTCGAAAAGATCGACGTCTCGGCCGCGCTACGCGAGATTCTCGAAATGATCCGTCGCTATCACATCGTGATGCCAGCTCGCGTGTCAATGCTGATCAAAGTGTTCATCATGCTCGAAGGGACGTCCCACCTGCTGGACCCGAACTTCCGGCTGATCGACGTCATCGAGCCCTACCAGCGCAAGCTGATGTTGCGGCGGATGTCGCCGACGCGGCGGCTGAAAAAGATGCGCCGCTTTGCCGGCGATGTCGAGCGATTGTTCGAGATGTTGCCGCGCGGGCTGACCGACATGTTCACGCAACTGCGCGCGGGAAAGTTCGAAGTCCACCTCGAACATCGCAGCCTGGAGCCGAGCGTCAACCGCCTGGTTTACGGAATGTTGACCAGCGCGTTGTTCCTGGGCTCGACGCTGTTGCTGAGCCGTAAGCTGCCGCCGGTGATCACGCTGCCCTGGTTCGAGGAATTCTCGCTGTTGGGCGCGCTGGGGTGCGCGACGAGCATCTTCCTGGGGTTGCGACTGCTGCGCGCGATCGGCAAATCGGGACGCCTGGGCTAGGCGGCCAGGCGGCGCGGCAGCGAATCGCTGTCGGCCTTTTGAGCGGCGACCGTGGCCAGCGGCTTGAGCGCGGCCGGCGCCCAGGTGGCCAACAGCCGTTCGATCCGCGCGTTCAAATCGTCAAGCTGCGCCAACACGTCGTCTTGGCGTTGTTCCAGATCGCGCAACAGATCGTATTCGACTTCAGGCGTGGTCATGAACGCTCGATTGCTCGCCCCAAAGGCGATGAGGTGCTAGAAAAGGTGTCGACTAGGCCGACAATGATTGCCATCGACCGTCGCACACCAGCAGGCTTAAACCGGTTAAAAGGTTTAAGTTGCCCGGGGCGATAAGTTGGTTGGACTTTAACGCTCGTAAGGGGGTTTTACGAGGAATTGATGGTGCTGATAGCACGTCTTGGCCCCTCAAAGTCGCGCCACATTCCGCGGAATAGCACACGATGAATCAATCGACCAGCGAGCAAGTTGCCATGCCCGTCGGGCGCATCGCGCCGGCCCCCACCGGAGCGCAGCATGTTGGCAACGCACGGACCTATTTGCTCGCCTGGCTGTCGGTGCGGTCGCGCGAGGGGCGGTTGATCCTGCGCATCGAGGATCTCGACTCGCCGCGGCTCAAATCGTGGGCCGTTGACCAGGCGCTCGAAGACGTCGCCTGGCTGGGCCTCGACTGGACCGAAGGGCCGGACATCGGCGGCCCGCACGCGCCGTACATTCAATCGCAGCGTCGTGCGCTCTACGACGATGCGCTGCGGCAATTAAAGCAAGCCGAGCGGGTTTATCCTTGCACCTGCACGCGCCGCGACGTGGCGGCCGCGGCCAGCGCCCCTCATGCCGAGCACGAAGGGCCGAACTATCCTGGCACGTGCGCCGGCCGCTCGGTGGCCGATGCCGCGCGGCTTGGCGAGCAGCCGTTCGTGTGGCGATTCCGGGCCTCGAACGTCGAGCGCGCGTGGCACGATCGAGTCATTGGAACCAAGGCTGCAAATGTTGCGCGAGAACTGGGCGACTTTATCATCGCGCGAGGGGACGGCGCGCCGGCGTATCAATTGGCTGTGGTGGTGGACGACCATGTAATGGGGGTGAGCGAAGTATTGCGCGGCGACGATCTGGTGCCGAGTACCTGGCGACAGCTCGATCTGTACGACTTCTTCGGCTGGCAGCCCCCCGAGTTTGCCCACGTCCCGCTGGTAGTCGGTCCCGATGGCCGGCGGCTGGCCAAGCGGCATGGCGACACGCGGCTGGCGCAACTGCGCGAGGCCGGCAAGTCGCCCGAGCGTTTGATCGGTCTGCTGGCCTGGTCGGCCGGCTTGATCGACGAGCCGCGACCGTGCCAGCCCGCGGACCTTCTCGACAACTTTGATCTGGCCCAGTTGCCGCGCACGCCTTGGGTACTAACCGCGGACCTCTGGCAAAGCCTGCTCACGTAGAATAACCGGCGTCGCAGTCGGCATTGAGTGGGCGCGGCGTTAGCGCCGGCGGGTGCGAATCCAGCGCTGATCCGTTTCGCTTAGATTTCCGAGCGTGATCTTGATGGTCGAGCCGTCGACTTTGCGCAAGCGCACTTCGCCCCCCGTTGCGCCGACGAACTCCGCTGTGCCAAGTGCGATACCCACTGCGTTCGTCCAGGCTCGCAGCTCACGTTCTTTCGCCGCCGGCGGCTCTTTGGTCGGTTGGCTAGCTGCCGCTTGAGGGGGCTTCGCGCCGGCGGGCGTCTTTGCGACTGGTTTGTTGCTCGACGTGGTGGGCGAATTCGCGGTGGGAAGGTTCCACATCTTTTCGACCAGCGCGTACCCCTGAGGGTCATAAGTCTTCAACTCGGCGCGCGTGAAGGGCTGGTAATTGCAGCCCACGAAGTACATACACGAAATCTCGGCAAAGTATTCGAGCTGATTCGTGGCCGCGTACGCCGCCGGTAGCACGGCCCCTTTGTCGTTCGGAACATTGTGATACAGGTTCTGCTGCATCGCGTGCTCCCAGGCCGCGAGGATGTCGGACTGCTTCTCGGGCCAGTGTTCAAGCTGATGGGCGTGGCTCAGCTCGTGGACCAGCACCTTGACCGACCAGAAATCAGAAAGTTCCACGTAATTGGCGGCGGAATG harbors:
- the gluQRS gene encoding tRNA glutamyl-Q(34) synthetase GluQRS, with the translated sequence MPVGRIAPAPTGAQHVGNARTYLLAWLSVRSREGRLILRIEDLDSPRLKSWAVDQALEDVAWLGLDWTEGPDIGGPHAPYIQSQRRALYDDALRQLKQAERVYPCTCTRRDVAAAASAPHAEHEGPNYPGTCAGRSVADAARLGEQPFVWRFRASNVERAWHDRVIGTKAANVARELGDFIIARGDGAPAYQLAVVVDDHVMGVSEVLRGDDLVPSTWRQLDLYDFFGWQPPEFAHVPLVVGPDGRRLAKRHGDTRLAQLREAGKSPERLIGLLAWSAGLIDEPRPCQPADLLDNFDLAQLPRTPWVLTADLWQSLLT
- a CDS encoding AarF/ABC1/UbiB kinase family protein, translated to MKISAIPQIYRHLARWREILAVLSKYGLADWISRWDLEFAKEFLKDRLGDPIARHSAEMRIRLALNELGPTFIKLGQVLSTRPDLVGVRLAEELQQLQNQTMADPPAMARATIERELGAPIEELFLRFEEAPLASASIGQVHRGQLLDGDEVVVKVRHAQIEHKISVDLEILSGVAAWAEEIPEFKLYRPTATVAEFQRTLLRELDFEREAQAMQQFADELADMTEVCIPRVYPEQTTSRVLTMQFLEGIPLTDTAGLRQANVDLSEIARVGANLYLRMIFLLGSYHADPHPGNLMILEDHRLGLLDYGMIGRVDDQLREDLEDMLIAIGQQDAARLTSIIMRMGSVPAGLDEASLQLDVGEFVQQYANMPFEKIDVSAALREILEMIRRYHIVMPARVSMLIKVFIMLEGTSHLLDPNFRLIDVIEPYQRKLMLRRMSPTRRLKKMRRFAGDVERLFEMLPRGLTDMFTQLRAGKFEVHLEHRSLEPSVNRLVYGMLTSALFLGSTLLLSRKLPPVITLPWFEEFSLLGALGCATSIFLGLRLLRAIGKSGRLG
- a CDS encoding efflux RND transporter periplasmic adaptor subunit, which translates into the protein MTRNLIVLLCSVVLSIVSGGATAWWMTRDLVKPAPEISEAPKNAPLISTATQVVALGTIEPAGGVIQLGAPPGDRIHVLSIREGSTVSAQQVVAELDSLKLREAERDVAAATLAAAKAQEPSAMALGNAQLTQAEAGLLMSDSHSVDVDAQRKRLEQLRLTADAAQSEYQRVASLDDAIISAQSREKMRLAAGQAALEVKVAQQSLDRADKTLPQEHLVAEAKVKAAEADKQRQMALLQITTLEKQLALAEARLDASRVFTPEDGVILKVLMRAGEPTGASAIAWMANLDAMVVLAEVYENDIRQVQRGQKVTIAADAWLDPNTKKSREIKGTVDYVGQIVARNQVQSVNPVDRGDARVVPVRINICREDRAVAAKWIRLQVRVTIDTGSKPTESADPCAPEPAPHR